From Alcaligenes faecalis, the proteins below share one genomic window:
- a CDS encoding 2-hydroxyacid dehydrogenase, whose translation MTMNQKILQACPLPPPLAGKLPALCPVEILSDASDQTAFLREHGDEFTVLITTGTHGADKALIDALPNLKAICSLGVGYDAIDLDAVRARGVMLSNTPDVLNDCVADLAIGLLIDAVRGISASDRHVRRGDWPRVGPTMPSTRVSGKRLGMLGMGRVGQVIARRAVGFDMDIRYHTRSANPQLPWHHEPSLLTLAQWCDFLVVASPGSPETYHLVSAEVLKALGPNGYLVNVARGSVVDEKALVAALENGQLGGAGLDVFENEPEVPAELLRNERVVVLPHVGSATRETRAAMCELVLRNVERFVTEGGLVTPVNL comes from the coding sequence ATGACCATGAACCAGAAGATTCTCCAAGCCTGCCCCTTGCCGCCACCGCTGGCGGGCAAGCTGCCTGCCTTGTGCCCGGTTGAGATCCTGAGTGATGCATCTGATCAAACGGCATTCTTGCGTGAGCACGGTGACGAGTTCACAGTGCTGATCACCACAGGAACGCATGGCGCAGACAAGGCGCTGATTGATGCACTGCCCAACTTGAAGGCTATTTGCAGCCTGGGCGTGGGCTACGATGCCATCGACCTGGATGCAGTCCGTGCGCGTGGGGTGATGCTAAGCAATACTCCGGACGTTCTGAACGACTGCGTGGCCGACTTGGCTATAGGCTTGCTGATCGATGCGGTACGCGGCATTTCTGCTTCCGACCGCCATGTTCGACGTGGCGACTGGCCTCGTGTCGGTCCTACCATGCCAAGCACGCGGGTCAGTGGCAAGCGCCTGGGCATGTTGGGTATGGGGCGAGTTGGTCAGGTCATTGCACGGCGCGCGGTTGGTTTCGATATGGATATCCGCTACCACACACGCAGTGCGAATCCCCAGTTGCCTTGGCATCACGAGCCTTCACTGCTGACCTTGGCGCAATGGTGCGATTTTCTTGTTGTGGCGTCTCCAGGCAGCCCGGAAACCTACCATCTGGTGTCTGCCGAGGTCTTGAAAGCCTTGGGCCCCAACGGCTACCTGGTCAACGTCGCCCGTGGCTCCGTAGTGGATGAAAAAGCATTGGTTGCGGCTCTGGAAAATGGTCAATTGGGCGGTGCCGGGCTGGATGTGTTCGAGAACGAACCCGAAGTGCCCGCTGAATTGCTCAGGAATGAGCGAGTCGTGGTGCTGCCCCATGTAGGGAGCGCAACTCGCGAAACCCGAGCGGCCATGTGTGAATTGGTGCTGAGGAATGTCGAGCGCTTCGTCACGGAAGGGGGGCTGGTGACGCCGGTGAACCTGTAA
- a CDS encoding NIPSNAP family protein — MIIDQRTYTIPTGLLRDFLSLYATEGRAVQIEHLGACHGYYTTEVGELNQVVHLWAYEDMADREARRNALEADPRWLAYRRKASAAGHVIRQSNALLKQVDFDVFTSEA; from the coding sequence ATGATTATCGACCAAAGAACCTATACCATCCCCACCGGCCTGCTGCGCGATTTCCTGTCCCTGTATGCGACGGAAGGGCGTGCCGTACAAATCGAGCATCTGGGCGCTTGCCACGGTTACTACACCACGGAAGTGGGTGAGCTGAATCAGGTGGTGCATCTGTGGGCATACGAGGATATGGCCGACCGGGAAGCCCGTCGCAATGCACTGGAAGCGGATCCGCGCTGGTTGGCCTATCGTCGCAAAGCCTCTGCTGCCGGCCATGTCATACGCCAGAGCAATGCACTGCTGAAACAAGTCGATTTCGACGTCTTTACGAGCGAAGCATGA
- a CDS encoding TRAP transporter large permease: MTEALIGFAAMLVLIFLRVPVAFSMALVGFIGVGLMRNWPSAYAMTGAVVRESGFQYLLSVLPLFILMGNFITQAKLSKELYAAAYAFLGHRKGGLAMSTVVACGGFGAVCGSSLATAATMSKVAYPEMRRLGYSRALASGSIAAGGTLGILIPPSIVMVVYAILTEQSIGKMFAAGILPGLLAVGFYLLAVRWTIWRDPNAGPPGERMSWKERLRALRDVWGVLVLFVIVMGGIYGGVFSSTEAAGIGACGAFLFALLRGRLTWQILSNVLVESARTTGMLFMVLIGALLFSSFINFTSMPSDLQDWVQQFDMSPIVVILLICAIYIVLGSVLESMSMVLLTVPIFYPLVQHLGFDLIWFGIIVVVVTEISFITPPVGMNVMVLKSLLPDVKMSTLYRGVIPFVVADVFRLAVLLAFPVISLLLPKYLG; the protein is encoded by the coding sequence ATGACTGAAGCACTGATTGGCTTTGCCGCCATGCTTGTCTTGATCTTCCTGCGGGTGCCAGTGGCCTTTTCCATGGCACTGGTGGGCTTTATCGGCGTAGGACTCATGCGCAACTGGCCGTCCGCCTATGCCATGACCGGCGCAGTTGTGCGTGAAAGCGGTTTTCAGTATTTGTTGTCCGTACTGCCCTTGTTCATCTTGATGGGCAACTTCATTACTCAGGCCAAGCTGTCCAAAGAACTGTACGCCGCCGCCTATGCATTTCTGGGCCATAGAAAAGGTGGGCTGGCCATGTCTACGGTGGTGGCCTGTGGCGGCTTTGGGGCGGTGTGTGGTTCCAGTCTGGCAACGGCAGCCACCATGTCCAAGGTGGCTTATCCGGAAATGCGCAGACTGGGCTACAGCCGTGCGCTGGCTTCCGGTTCCATCGCTGCTGGTGGCACGCTGGGCATTTTGATTCCGCCCTCTATTGTCATGGTGGTCTATGCCATCCTGACTGAACAAAGCATAGGCAAGATGTTTGCCGCCGGTATTTTGCCGGGTCTGCTGGCTGTGGGTTTTTACCTTTTGGCAGTCAGGTGGACGATCTGGCGCGACCCCAATGCCGGGCCGCCCGGAGAGCGCATGAGCTGGAAAGAGCGCTTGCGTGCGCTGCGCGATGTCTGGGGGGTGCTGGTGCTGTTCGTCATCGTCATGGGCGGGATCTATGGCGGGGTTTTCAGCTCGACGGAAGCCGCCGGGATTGGTGCTTGCGGTGCCTTCCTGTTTGCTCTGCTACGTGGCCGTTTGACCTGGCAGATACTGTCCAACGTGCTGGTCGAGTCGGCTCGTACCACGGGCATGTTGTTCATGGTGCTGATCGGAGCCCTGCTGTTTTCCAGCTTCATCAATTTCACGTCCATGCCCAGCGATCTGCAGGACTGGGTGCAGCAGTTCGACATGAGCCCGATCGTGGTGATCCTGTTGATTTGCGCGATTTACATTGTGCTGGGCAGTGTGCTGGAGAGCATGTCCATGGTCTTGCTCACCGTGCCTATTTTCTACCCACTGGTACAGCACTTGGGCTTTGACCTGATCTGGTTCGGCATCATCGTGGTGGTGGTCACTGAAATCAGTTTCATCACCCCGCCTGTGGGCATGAACGTCATGGTTCTGAAAAGCCTGCTCCCAGACGTGAAGATGAGCACGCTGTATCGGGGTGTGATTCCCTTCGTGGTAGCCGATGTTTTCCGCCTGGCAGTGCTCTTGGCTTTCCCGGTCATTTCGCTGCTCTTGCCCAAATACCTTGGATAA
- a CDS encoding TRAP transporter small permease has translation MNSILSLLRAGLRRLTELCMVSLALLTLADVLGRYIFNVSVMGAVELTEILMVGVIFCGIVFATMEREHVVVDLVPVPGGEKGARIVHVSSHLLAAGISALLAMVSWTQAESAAEYLDQTTLLGLPLAPVVYFMSIMLFVNTIVELAQLRRDLNADTAHLEEEAQND, from the coding sequence ATGAACTCCATTCTCTCTTTATTAAGAGCGGGTCTTCGACGTCTGACCGAGTTATGCATGGTCTCGCTGGCCTTGCTGACTTTGGCCGATGTATTAGGGCGCTACATTTTCAACGTATCGGTGATGGGGGCGGTAGAACTCACTGAAATACTCATGGTGGGGGTGATCTTTTGCGGCATCGTGTTTGCCACCATGGAGCGCGAACACGTTGTGGTTGATCTGGTGCCCGTCCCCGGTGGGGAGAAGGGGGCGCGGATTGTCCATGTCTCCAGCCACTTGCTGGCCGCTGGGATCAGCGCGTTGTTGGCCATGGTCAGCTGGACACAGGCCGAATCGGCAGCCGAATACCTGGATCAGACCACCTTGCTGGGGTTGCCACTGGCCCCGGTTGTTTATTTCATGAGCATCATGCTGTTCGTCAACACTATCGTGGAGCTGGCGCAGCTTCGTCGAGATCTGAACGCAGACACGGCCCATCTGGAAGAAGAGGCACAGAATGACTGA
- a CDS encoding TRAP transporter substrate-binding protein, giving the protein MKNRWISRLLGMALTSLAVAAGPAKADKPVELTFSAWIPQTHVLVANFMKPWAKEVEQATEGRVKINFLTKAATNPVGHLDAVRNGIVDLAFISYSYYPGNFDLMKFAMLPFSGNSAESTSLAAWNIYSKYLQDAKEHRGIKLLGLYGHGPGSVYTTGKQVQTIADFDGLKLRIGGGMQADLSKALNVNAVVKPASESYELLSTGVVDGVLFPPESVVSFRLDSVVKHATVFPGGLYADLHGIIMNPGAFDRLSEKDREIVMSLSGEHIARMGGKAWGDADVAAMKTLEANNVQFHPASEELIAAVKERTASFEQAWLDAAKAKGIDGPAVLAEFRADLKQRESAN; this is encoded by the coding sequence ATGAAGAACCGATGGATTTCTCGCCTGTTGGGTATGGCCTTAACCAGCCTGGCTGTGGCGGCTGGCCCCGCAAAAGCGGACAAGCCTGTGGAGCTGACTTTTTCTGCCTGGATCCCGCAAACACATGTTCTGGTGGCTAACTTCATGAAGCCCTGGGCCAAAGAGGTGGAGCAGGCCACAGAAGGGCGCGTCAAGATTAACTTCCTGACCAAGGCAGCCACTAATCCGGTTGGGCATCTGGATGCGGTGCGCAATGGCATTGTTGATCTGGCCTTTATTTCCTACTCCTATTACCCCGGCAATTTTGATTTGATGAAATTTGCCATGTTGCCGTTCTCGGGCAATAGCGCCGAGTCCACTTCGCTGGCGGCCTGGAACATCTACAGCAAGTACCTGCAAGATGCCAAAGAGCATCGCGGCATCAAATTGCTTGGGCTTTATGGTCATGGCCCGGGCAGTGTCTACACGACCGGCAAACAGGTGCAGACCATTGCAGACTTCGATGGCCTGAAGCTGCGTATTGGTGGTGGCATGCAGGCTGATCTGTCCAAGGCGCTGAACGTGAATGCGGTTGTAAAGCCTGCGTCCGAATCGTACGAATTGCTTAGCACCGGCGTGGTGGATGGGGTACTTTTCCCTCCGGAGTCCGTGGTTTCCTTCCGTCTGGACAGTGTGGTCAAACATGCGACGGTTTTCCCGGGCGGTCTCTATGCGGATCTGCACGGCATCATCATGAATCCGGGTGCGTTTGATCGCTTGTCTGAAAAGGACCGCGAGATCGTGATGAGTCTTTCCGGTGAGCATATTGCTCGCATGGGGGGCAAGGCCTGGGGGGATGCGGATGTCGCCGCCATGAAAACTCTGGAGGCCAACAATGTGCAGTTCCATCCCGCCAGTGAAGAGCTGATTGCCGCCGTCAAAGAGCGCACAGCATCCTTCGAGCAGGCCTGGCTGGATGCCGCCAAGGCCAAGGGTATAGACGGGCCTGCCGTGCTGGCCGAGTTCCGTGCCGACCTGAAGCAGCGGGAAAGTGCCAACTGA
- a CDS encoding NAD-dependent epimerase/dehydratase family protein encodes MKHVLITGANGYIGQALARAAAKLLEAKEIQSLTLTDLAFEEQSHHHVPGLRCISGDLADKTVLEAVLSPAPDTVFHLASVTSRLAEENFALGLRVNIDSTIGLFEHLRQQGQCPVVVYASSIGVFGTPLPQQVDDDTPVAPTLSYGTQKRMVELLLADYSRRGFLDGRSVRLPTVVARPMTAETALSSFASSLIHALAAGSTYECPIGPQGWIWLLSLPACVRHLLTTASLEAARLPAGRVWNLPAQRLQVAELVQAAKTRYGRGADAGLSFQSNPQFDQQFAQWPPLTTAIATQLGMHHDGDAETLIEQALFS; translated from the coding sequence ATGAAGCATGTCTTGATTACCGGCGCCAACGGCTACATCGGCCAAGCGCTTGCCCGTGCGGCGGCCAAACTGCTTGAAGCCAAAGAGATTCAAAGCCTGACGCTGACCGATCTGGCCTTTGAAGAGCAAAGCCATCACCACGTGCCTGGCCTGCGCTGCATTAGTGGCGACCTGGCCGATAAAACCGTGCTGGAAGCGGTGTTGTCGCCAGCACCCGACACGGTTTTCCATCTGGCATCGGTGACCAGTCGGCTGGCTGAAGAGAATTTCGCACTGGGTTTGCGCGTCAATATAGACAGCACCATAGGCTTGTTTGAGCACCTGCGACAGCAAGGCCAGTGCCCCGTTGTGGTGTATGCCAGCAGTATCGGTGTCTTTGGGACGCCACTGCCCCAGCAGGTGGATGACGACACGCCCGTCGCACCTACTTTAAGTTATGGAACGCAGAAGCGGATGGTGGAGCTGCTGCTGGCCGATTACAGCCGCCGGGGTTTTCTGGATGGCCGCTCGGTTCGCTTGCCTACCGTGGTCGCCAGACCCATGACCGCCGAAACTGCGCTGTCTTCCTTTGCCAGCTCCTTGATCCATGCCTTGGCTGCTGGCAGCACCTACGAGTGCCCCATTGGCCCGCAAGGGTGGATCTGGCTGCTTTCCTTGCCCGCCTGTGTGCGGCACCTTCTGACAACAGCGAGCCTGGAAGCCGCTCGCTTGCCTGCAGGTCGGGTGTGGAATCTTCCCGCCCAGCGTCTTCAGGTGGCAGAGCTGGTACAGGCTGCCAAAACCCGCTATGGCCGGGGGGCCGACGCGGGATTGAGCTTTCAGTCCAACCCTCAGTTTGACCAGCAGTTTGCCCAGTGGCCGCCTTTGACAACGGCAATCGCCACACAGTTGGGCATGCATCATGACGGCGATGCCGAAACCTTGATTGAGCAGGCCCTTTTCTCCTGA
- a CDS encoding hydroxypyruvate isomerase family protein, with the protein MQLSANLSWLYRHLDWSERFEAAAADGFQGVEILLPYDYAPAWYAQQLQAAQLELTLINTPIGEGQGRLGWAAIPGAQAQFQEAFDRARAVAQATGCRRIHVMAGDVSPFDQEDCRAALLSNLEQALALAEADDLVLTLEALNRSDMAGYFYYLPEQVIEVLQHFNSPRLRLQFDYYHCVKESLDVPSSVEACAPWIGYVQIAGADGRYEPDLAQHDLLAGVAALPALAYDSWLGCEYQPRGSSSDGLAWCQPLCDRGVLAAPRRRDAACTQAAGR; encoded by the coding sequence ATGCAACTATCCGCTAATCTCAGCTGGTTGTATCGGCATCTGGACTGGAGCGAACGTTTTGAGGCTGCGGCAGCCGATGGGTTTCAGGGCGTCGAGATTTTGCTGCCTTACGACTACGCTCCGGCTTGGTACGCTCAGCAACTGCAAGCCGCACAGCTGGAGCTAACTCTGATCAACACGCCTATAGGCGAGGGGCAGGGCAGGTTGGGTTGGGCGGCCATTCCCGGCGCACAGGCCCAGTTCCAGGAAGCCTTTGATCGCGCCCGTGCTGTTGCACAGGCTACCGGGTGCCGCCGTATCCATGTGATGGCGGGCGATGTCAGCCCCTTCGATCAGGAAGATTGCCGGGCTGCACTGCTCAGTAATCTGGAACAGGCTTTGGCCTTGGCTGAAGCAGATGATCTGGTGCTGACGCTGGAAGCGCTCAACCGCAGCGATATGGCCGGGTATTTTTATTACTTGCCAGAGCAGGTGATTGAGGTGCTCCAGCACTTCAATTCCCCGCGCCTGCGTCTGCAGTTTGATTACTACCACTGCGTCAAAGAAAGCTTGGACGTCCCTTCCAGTGTGGAGGCCTGTGCTCCGTGGATCGGCTATGTGCAGATCGCGGGTGCCGATGGGCGCTACGAGCCGGATCTTGCACAGCACGATTTGCTGGCAGGCGTGGCGGCCTTGCCTGCCTTGGCTTACGACAGCTGGCTGGGCTGCGAGTATCAGCCTCGTGGATCATCTTCGGACGGTTTAGCCTGGTGCCAGCCCTTGTGTGATCGCGGTGTGCTGGCTGCGCCACGTCGTCGTGATGCGGCTTGCACGCAGGCTGCCGGGAGATAA
- a CDS encoding NAD(P)-dependent oxidoreductase has protein sequence MKLGFCGLGLMGAAMVQRLLKAGHEVKVWNRSREKAEPLAALGAQVVSTPREAAEGADGVLLCLFDAKAAEAVVFGADGIAQAAGLKWLVDHSSIDPEATRKLAARLAEICGADWIDAPVSGGIPGVEAGTLAIMTGGSETHMPEAEAAMCAYAGNITHMGPSGTGQATKLCNQAIVATSIAALAEAIGFAQRNNINVDKLAPALAGGWADSKPLQIFAPRMIEAQEKSIGALSTMLKDIDTLIANAQQSGAPMPVAASVQQMLRVASAMGLGQAEVSALVSVVLPEQRDAFLRQIST, from the coding sequence ATGAAACTCGGTTTTTGCGGTTTGGGATTGATGGGGGCTGCCATGGTGCAGCGCCTGTTGAAAGCGGGTCACGAGGTCAAGGTCTGGAACCGTTCCAGAGAAAAGGCCGAGCCGCTGGCGGCGCTGGGTGCGCAGGTCGTAAGCACGCCACGCGAAGCGGCTGAAGGCGCCGATGGCGTGTTGTTATGCCTGTTTGATGCCAAGGCCGCCGAGGCCGTGGTGTTTGGCGCGGACGGGATTGCTCAGGCAGCGGGCCTTAAATGGCTGGTGGATCACTCCAGTATCGACCCTGAGGCCACACGCAAGCTGGCCGCTCGTTTGGCGGAGATCTGCGGCGCTGACTGGATTGATGCCCCGGTGTCCGGCGGTATTCCCGGCGTGGAGGCCGGTACGCTGGCCATCATGACGGGCGGTAGCGAAACCCATATGCCTGAAGCCGAGGCCGCCATGTGCGCCTACGCCGGCAATATCACGCATATGGGGCCTTCCGGGACCGGGCAGGCAACCAAGCTGTGCAATCAGGCCATCGTGGCAACTTCGATTGCGGCATTGGCTGAAGCCATTGGCTTTGCCCAGCGCAATAACATCAATGTGGACAAGCTGGCGCCCGCGCTGGCGGGTGGTTGGGCGGACTCCAAGCCCTTGCAGATCTTTGCCCCGCGCATGATAGAGGCCCAGGAAAAAAGTATTGGTGCGCTGTCCACCATGCTCAAGGATATCGACACCCTGATCGCCAATGCCCAACAAAGCGGCGCGCCTATGCCGGTTGCCGCCAGCGTGCAGCAAATGTTGCGCGTGGCAAGCGCCATGGGGCTGGGTCAGGCTGAGGTGTCTGCCTTGGTCAGCGTTGTGCTGCCCGAGCAGCGTGACGCTTTTCTTCGCCAGATAAGCACATAA
- the ilvD gene encoding dihydroxy-acid dehydratase — protein sequence MLKKHRSKAVTEGVTRTPHRAFLRATGLDDDDLDRSMVAIIGTAGDNTPCSKSLGPQADSVRLGVAQGGGVPVMMNTISVSDGTSMNHAGMRMSLVSREMIADSMEIAVRGHAYDALVGLGGCDKTLPGTLMAMARLNVPSVFIYGGSMLPGYSPDGTENTVLTAIEGVGRYQTGAISLEQLHGIERTCAMTVGSCPGQFTANTMGMVAEALGLSFLGSSTTPAVYSQRHALARRAGRRVMEILEHGGPLPRDLITRKSLENATAAVAATGGSTNVALHIPAIAHEVGIRFTTDDMAEVFNRTPLIADLQPGGRYLARDLDVIGGVPVVLKALLKSGHLHGDALTITGETLAEALENFPDVDGRIVRSSDQPIHASGGLVVLKGNLCPDGALLKIAGLKSLVFDGRARVFETEEDCMAVVSKQAYEAGDVLIIRNEGPKGGPGMREMLSVTAAIYGHGNGEKVALLTDGRFSGATRGMCIGYASPEAAAGGNIGLVKDGDRITIDATQSSMQLHVSEEELAARRAQWKPYVRDRLAGALEKYARLVGPTNEGAVTHSGAAEWPQEQLEDV from the coding sequence ATGCTAAAAAAACATAGATCAAAAGCAGTGACCGAGGGCGTGACCCGCACACCACACCGAGCCTTTCTGCGTGCCACGGGCCTGGACGATGATGATCTGGACCGCTCGATGGTCGCCATCATTGGAACCGCCGGAGACAACACACCCTGTTCCAAATCGCTGGGCCCGCAGGCAGACAGCGTGCGCCTGGGCGTAGCACAGGGTGGTGGCGTACCCGTCATGATGAACACGATTTCCGTGTCCGATGGCACCTCCATGAACCACGCTGGCATGCGCATGAGCCTGGTCTCGCGCGAGATGATTGCCGACAGCATGGAAATAGCTGTACGTGGCCATGCCTATGACGCTCTGGTCGGTCTGGGTGGTTGCGACAAGACCTTGCCTGGCACCCTGATGGCCATGGCGCGGCTCAACGTCCCCTCAGTCTTCATTTATGGTGGCTCCATGTTGCCGGGCTACTCACCCGATGGCACTGAAAACACGGTGCTTACCGCCATTGAGGGTGTGGGTCGCTACCAGACTGGGGCGATTTCCCTGGAGCAACTGCATGGCATCGAGCGTACCTGTGCCATGACCGTGGGCTCCTGTCCGGGCCAGTTCACCGCCAATACCATGGGTATGGTGGCAGAGGCCCTGGGCCTGTCTTTTCTGGGTTCCTCGACCACCCCGGCGGTCTACAGCCAACGACACGCGCTGGCTCGTCGCGCCGGTCGCCGTGTGATGGAGATTCTGGAACACGGTGGTCCTTTGCCGCGTGATCTCATCACCCGCAAGAGTCTGGAAAATGCCACTGCTGCTGTTGCTGCGACTGGCGGATCGACCAATGTGGCCTTGCATATTCCTGCCATTGCGCACGAAGTCGGTATTCGTTTCACCACGGACGATATGGCCGAGGTGTTCAACCGCACGCCATTGATTGCCGACTTGCAGCCCGGCGGCCGTTATCTGGCACGCGATCTGGACGTGATCGGCGGGGTGCCCGTCGTGCTCAAGGCTCTCTTGAAGAGCGGTCACCTGCACGGCGATGCCTTGACCATTACCGGCGAAACCTTGGCCGAGGCTCTGGAAAACTTCCCCGATGTGGATGGTCGTATCGTGCGCAGCAGCGATCAGCCGATTCACGCGTCGGGCGGCCTGGTCGTGCTCAAGGGCAATCTGTGCCCCGATGGCGCCTTACTGAAAATTGCTGGCTTGAAGTCTCTGGTATTTGACGGGCGCGCACGCGTTTTTGAAACCGAAGAAGACTGTATGGCGGTGGTATCCAAGCAGGCCTATGAGGCTGGCGACGTACTGATTATCCGTAACGAAGGCCCTAAAGGCGGCCCCGGTATGCGCGAGATGCTAAGTGTCACTGCCGCCATTTATGGTCATGGCAATGGCGAAAAAGTGGCACTGCTGACGGATGGCCGTTTCTCCGGTGCGACACGCGGCATGTGTATCGGCTATGCCAGCCCCGAAGCAGCAGCCGGTGGGAACATCGGTTTGGTAAAAGACGGCGACCGTATCACCATCGATGCTACCCAAAGCAGCATGCAGCTGCATGTGTCCGAGGAGGAACTGGCTGCACGCCGGGCGCAATGGAAACCTTACGTACGAGACCGCTTGGCTGGCGCGCTGGAGAAGTACGCACGCCTGGTTGGACCGACCAATGAAGGTGCAGTGACCCATTCGGGTGCTGCCGAGTGGCCGCAAGAACAGCTTGAGGACGTATAA